A section of the Choristoneura fumiferana chromosome 5, NRCan_CFum_1, whole genome shotgun sequence genome encodes:
- the LOC141427717 gene encoding cilia- and flagella-associated protein 65-like, giving the protein MQNLSEDGSITEEKVVDFGSIPVDTVAEKSVWVHNQSVKCQTYRVSLIYVLNNVDRVFNVSVTSAPVKPRDSVEVRISFRPNIAGQAFTDYYLVDDTAGNTYRVTVSGRCFGPEVSLSKRKLKFRICKNVDEKRKAVINIVNKSAVETTYQWLLPLSGQGYFQILELWTY; this is encoded by the exons ATGCAAAACCTTTCAGAAGACGGCAGCATCACTGAAGAGAAAGTTGTAGATTTTGGATCTATTCCTGTAGACACCGTGGCCGAAAAATCAGTTTGGGTGCATAACCAATCGGTC AAATGCCAAACATACCGCGTGTCACTAATCTACGTATTAAATAACGTGGACCGCGTATTCAACGTATCCGTGACGTCAGCGCCAGTGAAACCGCGGGACTCCGTCGAAGTGCGAATCAGCTTCCGACCCAACATCGCCGGGCAGGCCTTCACCGACTACTATTTGGTAGACGACACGGCAGGCAATACTTATCGGGTCACTGTCTCTGGGAGGTGCTTTG ggCCAGAAGTATCCTTGAGCAAAAGGAAGCTCAAATTTCGGATATGCAAGAATGTTGATGAAAAGAGGAAAGCAGTAATTAACATTGTTAACAAGTCGGCCGTGGAGACAACTTATCAATGGCTTTTGCCTTTGTCAGGTCAAGGATATTTTCAA ATTTTGGAATTGTGGACTTATTAG
- the LOC141428033 gene encoding uncharacterized protein, with translation MENSLNRLSYIPSASVYERYLDFGEGSVFDVTRNISQTICVTNHEQEEGYIQWIPDPENIFLVDPIASVIPPNDSRLFTIRFRPKLNEEIYGYLMCGDYQFKRYDDDNTDQVKIKHTWFRIPCIGNTWSPCTEWITEWDCPTEVVMPPTVPARTTFANFMLSNKLETTMYFKFEAPDGTNFVVMPMCGTVQGRGWQIITVALEPKTFGDYFETWNLMINKVHKAHICFSGNAEISQVEVMSHGYNPATHAVYEFPPTITGCTNYCTAYLHNLTRMEIHIRILNSVSWFGADKGGSIVLPPRQIGCYHWWFFPKEPNIVYETTMTCSCIVLINGRPVGEPTELFIQVTGFSELPDLRVLPRLNNLHDIVVRESASQSVTLYNYGSCFFTSKLYHEINGLEDDWSGDRFELDSPVNSLKPSNHCEVKLTVTPDGAGPRQIDVKYTVLFRNEFDEIEEIQPITKTICKIWYDGIYPSIKIMRTISVKCPVILSNHCVWNITNVDEFNKALMDCRPNKPLDVHLYGPDLCVRNGHVELIFVMGCVYRVPVTWSLRRVKICDCEMVEVKVGTSLYEWRHTCIHRPLIELFPVNGIVSPENPDLLHLRFNYSYEGLNTLCYGLTLPNQRSLFLYIHMYAHLNSKGILTSLRRHKESSDYLAVLDCGKVPINNLDPVIRIVWLYNPTDVFTTWRLLRGNMITPDAVIRCLLYFAEVPPLGKLAIPFAFMPTEMIDYEVIFLCSFGYDTVKIMVRGQGGLPNCVETRLDVPFFVDKVIRSAYRREVVFLSVEHYTIPIMPTHSLSRDAIAICNDTDHVMRFIWLPERIANIVNVVMTPCWGVIQPKCSEWITMTVYTLQEPATFTTTVACELLDLTERRRYQRNELLRRNKIEKCHQEFIITEEGFFHPGINDSPPYVEDIKKPQPFYLSLTVSISSKGQRDGYPRMLLKQMWEQTPPYDLLSSDLQDHSGGGDKNSAGNNMTMSDIIRIIDGILWDALHSKMFKYQIEYYSKEEIPTYSQLLKVLDMDPKPKLSRRVTSGICDAIVNKAVFHVHNLNPKHEISIFEAE, from the exons ATGGAGAATAGTTTAAACCGCCTGAGCTACATACCGTCAGCCTCAGTATATGAAAGATATCTAGACTTTGGCGAAGGAAGTGTTTTTGATGTCACCAGAAATATATCGCAGACTATATGCGTCACCAATCATGAGCAAGAAGAAGGCTATATACAATGGATTCCAG ATcctgaaaatatatttctagTTGATCCAATAGCTTCAGTAATTCCACCAAATGATTCAAGATTGTTTACTATCAGATTTAG GCCTAAGTTGAATGAAGAGATATACGGCTATCTAATGTGCGGAGACTATCAATTTAAGAGGTACGACGATGACAACACTGACcaagtgaaaataaaacatacttgGTTTCGTATACCTTGTATCGGCAACACATGGTCTCCCTGCACCGAGTGGATCACAGAATGGGACTGTCCTACTGAA GTGGTAATGCCACCAACTGTTCCTGCTAGGACCACTTTTGCCAACTTTATGTTATCAAACAAATTAGAAACTAcgatgtattttaaatttgaagcTCCTGATGGGAC CAATTTTGTTGTAATGCCTATGTGCGGGACCGTACAAGGCCGTGGATGGCAGATTATTACGGTAGCTCTAGAGCCGAAAACTTTTGGAGACTATTTCGAAACCTGGAATTTGATGATAAACAAAGTTCACAAG GCTCACATCTGTTTTTCTGGTAATGCTGAAATTAGTCAAGTGGAGGTGATGTCTCATGGGTACAACCCAGCGACTCATGCGGTCTACGAATTCCCACCTACCATCACTGGCTGCACTAACTATTGTACGGCGTACTTGCACAATCTAACTAGGATGGAGATACA CATCAGAATTTTAAACTCGGTCTCGTGGTTTGGAGCTGATAAAGGTGGTTCTATAGTTCTTCCACCAAGACAGATTGGCTGTTATCATTGGTGGTTCTTTCCCAAAGAACCCAATATAGTTTATGAGACGACCATGACGTGCTCATGCATTGTCCTTATTAATGGCAG ACCAGTTGGAGAGCCAACAGAATTGTTTATACAAGTCACTGGATTTTCTGAACTTCCTGATTTAAGA GTCTTACCACGACTAAATAACCTTCATGATATTGTGGTAAGAGAGAGCGCGTCACAATCTGTAACTCTTTACAACTATGGTTCTTGCTTCTTTACATCAAAGCTCTATCACGAAATTAATGGACTTGAAGACGATTGGAGCGGAGATAGGTTTGAATTGGACTCTCCAGTT AACAGCCTTAAACCATCTAATCATTGCGAAGTGAAACTGACAGTCACACCAGACGGAGCAGGCCCGAGGCAGATAGATGTCAAATACACTGTGCTGTTTCGTAATGAATTTGATGAGATTGAAGAAATCCAGCCAATCACAAAGACTATATGTAAGATCTGGTACGATGGAATATATCCCAGCATCAAG ATTATGCGAACTATTTCTGTAAAATGTCCAGTAATATTGAGCAATCATTGCGTTTGGAATATTACTAATGTAGACGA GTTTAATAAAGCTCTAATGGACTGCCGGCCGAATAAACCGTTGGACGTTCATCTATATGGTCCCGATCTTTGCGTGCGCAACGGTCATGTAGAGCTAATATTCGTCATGGGCTGTGTTTATCGCGTGCCCGTCACTTGGAGTCTGCGCAGGGTGAAAATATGCGATTGCGAAATGGTCGAGGTCAAAGTCGGAACATCATTGTACGAATGGAGGCATACATGCATACACAGACCTCTCATCGAACTATTCCCGGTCAATGGCATTGTTTCG CCCGAAAATCCAGATCTTCTCCATCTACGCTTCAATTATTCTTACGAAGGTCTCAACACTTTATGTTACGGGTTAACGCTGCCAAACCAAAGGTCGTTGTTCTTGTACATCCACATGTACGCACATCTTAATTCAAAAGGGATATTAACATCTTTAAGGCGGCATAAAGAGTCTTCGGATTACTTGGCAGTGTTGGATTGTGGCAAAGTGCCTATAAACAATTTGGATCCTGTTATACGA aTCGTCTGGCTCTACAATCCGACAGATGTGTTTACAACATGGCGTCTTTTACGAGGAAACATGATAACTCCAGACGCAGTTATTAGATGCCTATTATATTTCGCCGAAGTCCCACCACTAGGCAAATTGGCGATACCATTTGCTTTCATGCCTACAGAAATGATTGACTATGAG GTCATTTTCTTATGCTCTTTTGGATACGACACGGTAAAAATAATGGTAAGAGGGCAAGGTGGTTTACCAAACTGTGTAGAAACGAGACTTGATGTGCCATTCTTTGTAGACAAAGTGATAAGATCAGCGTACAGGAGGGAAGTT GTATTTTTATCTGTGGAACACTATACTATCCCAATAATGCCCACCCACTCACTGTCTCGAGATGCGATAGCAATCTGTAACGACACCGATCATGTCATGCGATTTATATGGCTACC TGAAAGAATTGCTAACATTGTTAATGTAGTGATGACTCCATGCTGGGGAGTGATCCAGCCTAAATGTTCGGAGTGGATCACTATGACTGTTTATACATTACAAGAGCCTGCAACTTTCAc CACAACAGTTGCATGTGAACTATTGGATTTAACAGAGCGAAGGCGTTACCAACGAAATGAACTTCTCCGGCGAAACAAGATAGAAAAGTGTCACCAAGAATTTATAATAACTGAAGAAGGATTTTTCCACCCC GGTATTAATGATTCACCCCCGTACGTAGAGGATATTAAGAAACCGCAACCATTTTACTTGTCACTGACCGTGTCTATATCGTCCAAAGGACAACGAGATGGATACCCCCGAATGCTTTTGAAACAGATGTGGGAACAG ACACCCCCCTACGATTTGTTATCATCGGACCTACAAGATCACAGCGGCGGCGGGGATAAAAACTCTGCAGGCAATAACATGACAATGTCCGATATTATAAGAATTATAGACGGAATACTGTG GGATGCTCTGCATAGCAAAATGTTTAAGTACCAAATTGAATACTACTCCAAAGAGGAAATACCAACATATTCACAACTGCTTAAAGTACTCGACATGGACCCAAAGCCAAAATTGAGCAGGCG AGTAACGTCCGGGATATGCGATGCTATCGTTAACAAAGCAGTCTTTCATGTTCATAATCTCAACCCTAAACACGAAATATCTATCTTCGAAGCAGAGTAA
- the LOC141428034 gene encoding uncharacterized protein YdcI, translated as MEKPAATARKRKARNDVDDKLEPLLNKKLKTEKDVKTKLEVVEKKELTKKGTNRARKVKEETESAGYDTSDNVWDEAEMLSRIERVPRQLAENFISLLNEGCTLPFIARYRKTVVDHMMPDRLQELYESYQNVTNLKKKIKSVIETLKKSKKLTPDIEKSLLDARNLSEVDLVYAPLKTHSLSLAEKARNLGLEPYAIKLLNGDYINLTTLCSDSEELSSVEKVENHITHIVADIIYKDTRVLEHMRDLKEETRFTLQSSRTKSSTKPKDENKKFDSKSDPDTYQLYFEWKCPVQFVKPHQTLALNRGEDEKILSVKIVVPDWFHHKLERFSLSLWKSSHWVRKGLDDAYNRLIKPWLSRKVRADLTTAAQKEAVKTFTNNLEKYLLTEPIKNRRIAGLDPGFKAGCKVGVIDSDGEKMDAVTIYPNLSRNIPNDPAAMQLKNLLTKNKVELIGLGNGTACRETESWLKFQAISQNIPVIIVPEQGASIYSISKEAQKEHPNMDPNLISALSIARRVLDPLGELIKVDPKNLGVGLYQHDIPPKMLDSALDCAVEKIVSLVGVDINTASVALLRRISGLNEGRAKKILSYRHDNGGFSARAEILKVTGIGKVTFQQCAGFLKVLGGSEPLDATIIHPESYGIAKLFAKKIGVNIKELTQSHFPQVVDRNISSIDIAAVSKELNTDMSTLDLIINAFKQKTNEDHIIVFCKPVYSMAVQATDQIREGLSLTGVVRNVVPFGCFVDCGVGENGLIHKSNLGGNQTPKLGDRVSVTVIPSTKPKKIQLRLERILD; from the exons ATGGAAAAACCTGCTGCAACGGCGCGTAAACGCAAAGCGAGGAACGATGTCGATGATAAATTAGAACCATTGCTAAATAAAAAGCTGAAGACTGAGAAAGATGTTAAAACAAAACTGGAAGTGGTGGAAAAGAAGGAACTAACGAAAAAAGGCACAAACAGAGCAAGGAAAGTAAAAGAAGAGACTGAATCTGCTGGGTATGACACCAGTGATAATGTTTGGGACGAAGCAGAAATGCTTTCACGTATCGAAAGAGTGCCTAGACAGCTGGCTGAAAACTTTATTTCGCTTCTTAATGAAGGATGCACATTGCCGTTTATCGCTAGGTATCGAAAGACTGTCGTGGATCACATGATGCCTGATCG ACTTCAAGAACTATATGAAAGTTATCAAAATGTTacaaatctgaaaaaaaaaataaagtctgTGATAGAAACCCTGAAAAAATCTAAGAAACTGACTCCAGATATTGAAAAAAGCCTGCTTGATGCTCGGAATTTATCAGAAGTTGATTTAGTG TATGCACCTTTAAAAACCCACTCCTTATCACTAGCTGAGAAAGCACGCAATCTTGGCTTAGAGCCATATGCCATTAAGCTGCTTAATGGTGACTATATCAACTTAACAACTTTATGTAGTGACAGTGAAGAATTGTCTTCTGTGGAAAAAGTTGAAAATCACATAACACATATAGTGGCTGACATAATATACAAGGATACTAGAGTACTTGAACATATGAGAGACTT AAAAGAGGAAACCAGATTTACATTACAAAGCAGCCGCACAAAAAGTTCTACAAAACCTAAAGatgaaaacaaaaagtttgataGCAAATCTGATCCAGACACATACCAGTTGTATTTTGAATGGAAGTGTCCTGTGCAGTTTGTTAAGCCGCATCAAACACTGGCATTAAACAGAGGAGaggatgaaaaaatattatcggTTAAAATAGTAGTTCCTGATTGGTTTCATCACAAGTTGGAAAG GTTTAGCTTGTCTTTGTGGAAAAGCAGTCACTGGGTTCGCAAAGGCCTGGACGACGCATACAATCGCCTTATCAAACCGTGGCTCTCTAGAAAAGTTAGGGCTGATCTAACAACAGCAGCTCAGAAAGAGGCCGTAAAAACTTTTACAAACAATCTGGAAAAGTACTTGTTAACTGAACCTATAAAAAATAGGAGAATAGCTGGTTTAGACCCTGGTTTTAAAGCTGGTTGTAAG GTAGGCGTCATAGATTCTGATGGTGAAAAGATGGATGCTGTTACTATTTATCCAAATCTGAGTCGTAATATACCAAATGACCCAGCAGCTATGCAGCTGAAAAATCTACTAACtaaaaataa AGTAGAATTGATTGGTTTAGGTAATGGAACAGCCTGTCGTGAAACAGAATCCTGGCTAAAGTTCCAGGCTATATCACAAAATATACCAGTTATTATTGTGCCAGAACAAGGAGCGTCTATTTATTCCATTAGTAAAGAAGCTCAAAAG GAACATCCAAACATGGACCCAAATCTAATTTCGGCTTTATCAATCGCCAGGAGAGTACTAGATCCTTTAGGAGAATTGATCAAA gttgaCCCGAAAAACCTAGGCGTTGGACTTTACCAACACGATATTCCACCAAAGATGTTGGACTCTGCATTAGATTGTGCAGTTGAAAAAATTGTCAGTTTAGTTGGTGTTGATATCAATACTGCTTCTGTAGCTCTGCTGAG GCGAATATCGGGGCTAAacgaaggaagagcgaaaaagaTTTTAAGTTATCGTCACGATAATGGCGGATTCAGTGCAAGAGCTGAAATACTTAAAGTGACAGGCATTGGCAAAGTGACATTTCAGCAATGTGCCGGTTTTCTCAAGGTTTTAGGAGGAAGTGAGCCACTTGACGCTACAATTATCCATCCAGAAAGTTATGGAATTGCTAAATT GTTTGCCAAGAAAATTGGTGTCAACATCAAAGAGCTTACTCAGTCGCATTTCCCTCAAGTTGTTGATAGAAATATATCATCGATTGACATTGCAGCTGTAAGCAAAGAACTAAATACCGATATGAGCACTCTGGACCTTATCATAAATGCATTCAAGCAGAAAACAAACGAAGACCACATTATAGTATTTTGCAAACCAGTCTATTCAATGGCAGTTCAAGCCACAGATCAAATAAGAGAAGGATTAAGTCTTACAG gagTTGTCCGCAACGTGGTTCCATTTGGATGCTTCGTCGACTGTGGTGTTGGTGAGAACGGTTTGATACACAAGAGCAATTTAGGCGGCAATCAAACTCCGAAACTGGGCGATCGGGTGTCGGTCACTGTTATACCGTCTACAAAACCGAAAAAGATACAACTTAGACTTGAGCGAATTCTAGACTAA
- the LOC141427667 gene encoding activated Cdc42 kinase Ack-like gives MDSGTDWLCEILQNVQLEQFYLPIRDQLQITRLPHFDYVHTDDLERIGISKPGIRRLQDAVKKKNRQLWMSKNKKFWNKLFGTSSSVSKEKTDLAIRPPIHTETRTTSVIFEKDLTLHNDLGTGSYGVVKRGEWKTESGKIIPVAVKVLKADVFAPGVYDDFQREVEAMHSLKHLNLIKLHGVVGKPLMMVCELAPMGALLDYLRAQNGRISLNFISKWSEQVAAGMAHLEKNRFLHRDLACRNILMSTLDLVKIGDFGLMRALPAADDCYVMSERRRVPFPWCAPESLRSRQFSHAADVWMFAVALWEMYSFGEEPWIGLNGSEILRLIMRENQRLTAPSACPPDVYMLMMQCWDLNPKERPTFAGILKYMETNKFETAVAALSYRRQDQMTVEAGDAIILIDKRPELRYWKGQNQRTLEVGLFPSNILKASNPKSAQVKKKSETLSPMRKIQTPTSPVSADDSTVVLRKRRTIESAQPISTRAGNGGSKQFSYNKLVNDRTLAMRRMEREHSKSIKYR, from the exons ATGGATTCAGGAACCGACTGGCTGTGCGAAATCTTACAAAATGTGCAGTTGGAACAATTTTATCTGCCCATTAGGGACCAGTTGCAG ATAACAAGATTGCCACATTTTGATTATGTGCACACGGATGATCTGGAACGAATTGGCATCAGCAAACCTGGCATACGCAGGCTGCAAGATGCTGTTAAGAAAAAGAACCGGCAGCTATGGATGAGTAAGAACAAAAAGTTTTGGAATAAATTGTTTGGTACATCGAGTTCAGTATCCAAAGAAAAGACTGATTTAGCCATTAGACCACCTATACATACTGAGACAAGAACAACTTCTGTTATATTTGAAAAAGATCTTAC GTTGCATAATGATCTTGGTACTGGATCATACGGGGTAGTGAAAAGAGGAGAATGGAAGACCGAATCAGGAAAGATTATACCAGTTGCGGTTAAAGTTTTAAAAGCAGATGTATTCGCACCTGGTGTTTATGATGACTTCCAAAGAGAAGTTGAGGCTATGCATAGTCTGAAGCATCTCAATCTGATTAAGCTTCATGGTGTGGTGGGCAAGCCTCTGATGATGGTGTGTGAATTGGCACCTATGGGTGCTTTATTAGACTACCTAAGAGCTCAAAATGGAAGAATTTCACtgaattttatatcaaaatggtCTGAACAAGTGGCAGCTGGTATGGCACATCTAGAAAAGAATAGATTTTTACACCGAGACCTGGCTTGTAGAAATATACTGATGTCAACATTGGATTtg GTAAAGATCGGTGACTTCGGTCTGATGCGGGCGCTGCCGGCTGCGGACGATTGTTACGTGATGAGCGAGCGTCGGCGCGTGCCTTTCCCGTGGTGTGCGCCGGAGTCGCTGCGCTCGCGTCAGTTCTCACACGCTGCCGACGTTTGGATGTTCGCCGTCGCGCTTTGGGAGATGTACTCCTTTGGGGAGGAGCCTTGGATTG GCTTGAACGGTTCGGAGATTCTTCGCCTAATAATGCGCGAGAACCAGCGTCTGACGGCGCCGAGCGCGTGCCCACCTGACGTGTATATGCTGATGATGCAGTGCTGGGACCTCAACCCCAAGGAGCGGCCGACCTTCGCCGGCATCCTCAAATATATGGAGACCAATAAGTTTGAAACAGCCGTTGCTGCGCTTAG TTACAGGAGACAGGACCAAATGACAGTTGAAGCGGGCGACGCGATCATATTAATAGATAAGCGACCGGAATTGCGTTATTGGAAGGGGCAGAACCAGAGGACATTAGAAGTGGGATTGTTTCCAAG taatattttaaaagcatCAAATCCAAAATCTGCGCAAGTGAAGAAAAAGTCGGAAACTTTGTCTCCGATGCGAAAAA TCCAAACCCCAACGTCTCCGGTATCCGCAGACGACTCGACCGTAGTGCTGCGCAAGCGGCGGACGATCGAGTCGGCGCAGCCAATCAGCACACGTGCTGGCAACGGGGGCAGCAAACAGTTCAGCTACAACAAGCTCGTCAACGATCGCACGCTCGCCATGCGCCGGATGGAGCGGGAACACTCCAAGAGCATAAAATATAGGTGA